TCCGGGTCATGCGCAGTTCCTTTTATTTCAGGCGTTGAACGTATGTGGCTCGATCTGAATCAAACCATGTTTTTGAAAACTCGATAGGTTCAGCTTTCTCAGACCAACTGAACCGTTCGATATACCCTGCGGCTTGGCCCGCAGGTTTGGTGAAGCCTTCAGGAGTCCAGTCGGGCAGGGCACTGACAGAAACGCGATCCTCTGCCCGAGTGATCCAGAAGCCAAGTTGTTGCTGGTAATAGCGATAAAGCGAGTCGGACAGCAGGTTCTGGTCTATGGTCCCGGCTGATTCGTCCAGCCAGATTTCTTCGACCGCGATGATTGTGTCATTCAGATAACGCATCCGGCGTACGCGCGAACCGCTATCAGACAGGCCGAACTTCGGCAGCTTCGCAGGCTTCTTGAGATGATCAACTGACAGAATATCGGCACGCGGCAACCCGCCGCCTTCGGGCAGTTCCAGCCGGAACATCGCATAGACGCTGTTCTGCGTTCCGGTCTCGCGGATGTAGTTGCCCGAACCCTGAATACGCTCCAACATGCCTTTTTTCTCAAGCTCGGCGAGGGATTTTCGCAAGGTCCCGACCGAGACATTTAGGTTCGAAGCCATGTCCCGTTCAGGTGGAAGACGCTCACCATCAATCAGACGGCCCGCAGCTATATCGCGGATCAGAAGCTCTGAGATCTGGACATAGATCGGCAGGGCGTTGGGGTTGCGGCTGTTGGCGGACATTGAGGGCGCTTCACTCGGTCGCAGGAAAAATTGATACACTATTGATCTACATCAATGCGCTTGCTACGCAAGAGGAAAGTCAAAGATGTACGGAGCGTGAATCAAATGACCATCGTCCCCATCACATCCCCCGACCTGGATGCGGCCGAGGTTTCGTGGTTTGCAGCGCTTTGCTCGGATGACTACCAGTTTCTGGGTGTGCCCGATGGTGAACTGCGATCCAGCTGGGAGCATTGTTCAGGCATCGTGAAAGAGGCCGAGGCGCAAGGCTTTCGCAATATCCTGTGCCCATCGTCTTATCAGGTCGGACAGGACACCCTGAGCTTTGTTGCAGGTTGCGCGCCGATTACCGAAAACATCAACCTGCTGGCCGCCGTGCGCTGTGGCGAGATGCAGCCCATCATGCTGGCCCGTACCATCGCGACGCTGGACCACATGCTTAAGGGGCGGTTGACAGTCAACATCATCTCGTCCGATTTCCCGGGCGAGAAAGCCGACAGTGCGTACCGCTATCAGCGTTCGCGCGAAGTGGTCGAGATCCTGAAACAGGCCTGGACGCAGGACGAAATCAACCATGCGGGCGAGGTCTATAACTTTTCAGGCCTGACCACCGACCCGGCTCGGCCTTACCAGACCGGTGGCCCACTGCTGTATTTCGGCGGCTACTCGCCGTCTGCTTTGGACCTGTGCGGCGAGCATTGCGATGTCTACCTGATGTGGCCGGAAACAAAGGATCAGTTGGCCGAGCGGATGA
The Ruegeria sp. SCSIO 43209 genome window above contains:
- a CDS encoding GntR family transcriptional regulator, producing the protein MSANSRNPNALPIYVQISELLIRDIAAGRLIDGERLPPERDMASNLNVSVGTLRKSLAELEKKGMLERIQGSGNYIRETGTQNSVYAMFRLELPEGGGLPRADILSVDHLKKPAKLPKFGLSDSGSRVRRMRYLNDTIIAVEEIWLDESAGTIDQNLLSDSLYRYYQQQLGFWITRAEDRVSVSALPDWTPEGFTKPAGQAAGYIERFSWSEKAEPIEFSKTWFDSDRATYVQRLK
- a CDS encoding LLM class flavin-dependent oxidoreductase; amino-acid sequence: MTIVPITSPDLDAAEVSWFAALCSDDYQFLGVPDGELRSSWEHCSGIVKEAEAQGFRNILCPSSYQVGQDTLSFVAGCAPITENINLLAAVRCGEMQPIMLARTIATLDHMLKGRLTVNIISSDFPGEKADSAYRYQRSREVVEILKQAWTQDEINHAGEVYNFSGLTTDPARPYQTGGPLLYFGGYSPSALDLCGEHCDVYLMWPETKDQLAERMKAVHAVAENYNRTLDYGLRVHMIVRDTEAEAQEYADYIVSNLDDEYGRAIRERALDATSLGVAHQSKNRDLADEYGYVEPGLWTGVGRARSGCGAALVGSTDQVMSKIEEYQKMGIRAFIFSGYPHMDEAKHFGARVMPNLKTCSLPEAYGRVPATTPATPLGNGVRR